In Lactococcus paracarnosus, a genomic segment contains:
- a CDS encoding ABC transporter ATP-binding protein — MSYILKATDLTVNYGEKVALDHINLEIGGGEFICLLGSNGAGKSTFINAITGLQKMSHGSIIYNEDYLSNKKQPFASLGFSAQTSVMDYYTTVWDNVILGVNLAGKMGKEANELCRAALNVLGLTSKKDMLVESLSGGQLQRVQIARAIAHKPDIYILDEPTVGLDAESSEKFLNYLKKESESGKTVIISSHDIQLLEMFSDKIIFISNGQLVYYGSLVEFINNSESEIVVTFNSDLTTDQLYWLQNYKFSVDRIDKSSCKFIVPKKTTLLTIIHDLTPLFEIKDISRQENHLRESYLNRVRGDLK, encoded by the coding sequence ATGAGTTATATCTTAAAAGCAACAGACTTAACAGTAAACTATGGAGAAAAAGTTGCATTGGACCATATCAACCTAGAGATAGGAGGAGGAGAATTTATTTGTTTATTAGGCTCTAATGGTGCAGGAAAATCAACTTTTATTAACGCTATCACAGGATTACAAAAAATGTCTCATGGTTCAATTATCTATAATGAAGATTATCTATCCAATAAAAAACAACCTTTTGCCTCCCTTGGTTTTTCTGCCCAAACTTCTGTAATGGACTACTACACAACAGTATGGGATAATGTCATATTAGGGGTCAATTTAGCTGGCAAAATGGGAAAAGAAGCAAATGAGCTATGTAGGGCAGCACTGAATGTTTTAGGCCTTACAAGTAAAAAAGATATGTTAGTAGAATCTTTATCGGGTGGCCAATTACAGCGTGTACAAATAGCTAGAGCGATTGCGCATAAACCAGATATTTACATATTGGATGAACCAACAGTTGGTTTAGACGCTGAATCATCAGAAAAATTTCTTAACTATTTGAAAAAAGAATCAGAATCTGGTAAAACCGTTATCATCTCTTCGCATGATATCCAATTATTAGAAATGTTTAGTGATAAAATTATATTTATAAGTAATGGGCAACTAGTTTATTATGGCTCATTGGTAGAATTTATCAATAACTCAGAATCTGAAATTGTTGTGACGTTTAACAGTGATTTGACTACTGATCAACTTTATTGGCTTCAAAATTATAAGTTTTCTGTTGATAGGATTGATAAGAGTAGCTGTAAATTTATTGTTCCTAAAAAAACAACACTTTTGACTATCATTCACGATCTTACACCACTGTTCGAGATTAAAGATATTTCTAGACAAGAGAATCATCTAAGAGAAAGTTACCTAAATAGAGTGAGAGGAGACCTGAAATGA
- a CDS encoding alpha/beta hydrolase encodes MKNKIIIVLSLLLMIVSGYFGREWVIKTNNTQAKIQNSHLKPIIFIPGSSATIDRFDSLIATLNSKGTKHSVLKVQVNTDGHLTYSGRIRANDQQPFIIIGFQNNNDGYSNIKKQYNWLNIAMNSLQARFHFQNFQAIGHSNGGLIWTGYLENDYSEDQFHMSVLMTLGTPYNFSEASQTRPTVMLKDYMERKTNLPNSLSVYSVAGTEDYTDDGVVPVQSVTAGKYIFQNQVKTYTQITVSGSDAEHSSLPENNEVITLIQEYLLSVPKRGEKIVPKKITSDIN; translated from the coding sequence ATGAAAAATAAGATTATTATCGTTTTAAGTCTCCTACTCATGATTGTAAGTGGCTATTTTGGCCGTGAATGGGTTATAAAAACCAATAATACACAGGCAAAAATTCAAAATTCACATCTCAAACCGATTATTTTTATTCCTGGATCTAGTGCTACTATTGACCGTTTTGATAGTTTAATCGCTACACTAAATAGTAAGGGGACTAAGCATAGTGTCCTGAAAGTTCAGGTCAATACAGATGGTCATCTCACCTATTCTGGTCGTATTCGCGCCAATGATCAGCAACCATTTATTATCATCGGATTTCAAAATAACAACGATGGCTATAGTAATATTAAAAAACAATATAACTGGCTAAATATCGCTATGAATAGTTTACAAGCGCGGTTCCATTTTCAAAATTTCCAAGCCATTGGTCATTCAAACGGGGGGCTGATTTGGACGGGTTATTTAGAAAATGATTACAGTGAAGACCAATTTCATATGTCAGTATTGATGACTTTAGGGACACCTTATAATTTCTCGGAAGCTTCGCAAACACGTCCCACAGTTATGCTGAAAGATTATATGGAGCGTAAAACTAATTTACCAAATAGTCTATCAGTTTACTCAGTAGCAGGTACAGAAGATTATACCGATGATGGCGTCGTACCAGTCCAAAGTGTGACAGCTGGGAAGTATATTTTTCAAAATCAAGTAAAAACCTATACACAAATCACTGTTTCTGGCAGTGATGCGGAGCATTCTAGTTTACCTGAGAACAATGAAGTGATCACATTAATACAAGAATATTTACTTAGTGTGCCAAAACGGGGAGAAAAAATAGTGCCTAAAAAGATTACTAGTGATATTAATTAA
- a CDS encoding HAD family hydrolase gives MGEQGISLMDYKTNYFEETCYHVTDIVAFLTKHPDRAILKVELMEASDIRHQMLREKLKSPLVTVFTSFVKTLEIVHPLSSKGSAIQNYLKDYTNVTSFGFGDGENDLPMFEVVDVAVAVENATEHIKQSSHHQTVSCQEGGVGKFIFEYILLHEQ, from the coding sequence ATGGGAGAGCAAGGCATCTCTTTAATGGACTATAAAACAAATTATTTTGAAGAGACCTGCTATCATGTAACAGATATTGTTGCGTTTTTAACAAAGCATCCTGATAGAGCTATTCTAAAAGTAGAATTAATGGAAGCAAGTGATATAAGACATCAAATGCTTCGAGAAAAGTTGAAAAGTCCATTAGTTACTGTCTTTACATCTTTTGTGAAAACACTGGAAATTGTCCACCCACTAAGTAGCAAAGGGAGTGCGATACAAAACTATTTAAAAGATTATACTAATGTGACTAGTTTTGGATTTGGTGATGGCGAAAATGATTTACCAATGTTTGAAGTTGTAGATGTTGCAGTTGCTGTCGAAAATGCGACTGAACATATCAAACAAAGCAGTCACCATCAAACAGTTAGTTGTCAAGAAGGTGGCGTAGGGAAATTTATTTTTGAATACATACTCTTGCATGAGCAATGA
- a CDS encoding flavodoxin domain-containing protein, giving the protein MKILILYTSKHGFTKACTTYLSDRLIGKVDVQNLGDNSQLSLDGYDWIVMGSAVYMGKINKKMTLFSDKNRDKLLSHNIALFTCCTTPEESDKYLLTGFSKRLYEASKLNTNFGGKLQRDELTFFERKLTDLISKTEGKVQQTFYENMDSLVRLINNSEQSEKV; this is encoded by the coding sequence ATGAAAATACTCATTCTGTATACGAGTAAGCATGGGTTTACCAAGGCATGTACAACTTATTTAAGCGATAGACTTATAGGGAAAGTTGACGTACAAAACTTAGGTGATAACAGTCAACTTTCACTTGATGGTTACGACTGGATTGTTATGGGTAGCGCTGTTTATATGGGCAAAATAAACAAAAAAATGACACTATTCTCAGATAAAAACAGGGATAAGCTACTTAGTCACAATATCGCACTATTTACTTGCTGTACGACACCAGAGGAATCTGATAAGTATCTATTGACTGGTTTTTCTAAGAGACTCTATGAGGCTTCTAAGCTCAACACAAACTTTGGTGGTAAACTACAGAGAGATGAACTGACTTTTTTTGAGAGAAAATTAACAGATCTGATTTCAAAAACTGAAGGAAAAGTTCAACAAACGTTTTACGAAAATATGGATAGTCTAGTTCGTCTTATCAATAATAGTGAACAAAGTGAAAAGGTATGA
- a CDS encoding ABC transporter permease, with product MNVVNLRKKSNLGIRGIIIISKNELAAFFRNKGLMASLFIQPILYVAFVIIGLNSTIGNTDYKGMTISYAQYTTVGLVGLFVISQMSQAIYRVTIDKKYGLLALKLSSGVRPLYYIIGMSVYPILGLLIQEIVIYSVSSFFKIGIKLDKFLEIMLLSLIISLFWNALGILITMFINDYRSRDIVIRFVLTPLGFTAPVFYLLASAPTLIQWFGRLNPLTYQLNVIRDVYFGIQSPYEVVLIIVVSLLMLVITSLVIPKINLVLIER from the coding sequence ATGAATGTTGTCAATTTAAGAAAAAAATCTAATTTGGGTATTAGAGGAATAATTATCATTTCCAAAAATGAGTTAGCTGCTTTTTTTAGAAATAAAGGGTTAATGGCATCATTGTTCATTCAACCTATTTTATATGTTGCTTTTGTGATTATTGGCCTTAATTCAACTATAGGGAATACCGATTATAAGGGAATGACTATATCTTATGCACAGTACACGACTGTTGGCCTTGTTGGCTTATTTGTTATCAGTCAGATGAGTCAAGCTATCTATCGGGTGACAATTGATAAAAAATATGGCCTTTTAGCCTTAAAATTGTCAAGTGGTGTAAGACCACTTTATTATATTATCGGTATGAGTGTGTATCCTATTTTAGGTTTATTGATTCAGGAAATTGTTATATATAGTGTTTCTTCATTTTTTAAAATTGGGATTAAATTAGATAAATTTTTAGAAATTATGTTATTATCTTTAATTATATCGTTATTTTGGAATGCTTTAGGAATTTTAATTACAATGTTTATAAACGACTATAGAAGCAGAGACATTGTGATTAGATTTGTTTTAACACCATTAGGATTTACAGCGCCTGTTTTTTATTTACTAGCATCGGCACCTACTCTAATTCAATGGTTTGGTAGATTGAATCCATTAACTTATCAACTTAATGTTATTCGAGATGTATATTTTGGCATACAGTCACCTTATGAAGTGGTTTTAATAATCGTGGTATCGTTATTAATGCTTGTTATTACTTCATTAGTTATACCTAAAATTAATCTTGTATTAATTGAGAGATAG